The following proteins come from a genomic window of Nocardiopsis sp. YSL2:
- a CDS encoding carbohydrate binding domain-containing protein, which yields MSREIPQYGFFVDWDNDGGFEAGLDGWDGYPDPPVPPEPTPASIRSVSSAESDSASFSVTKPSGASEGDILVACQTSNLGDASDLGTPTGGATWQQLGSTITGGTDSLHTKVWWKEAGGAEPASYGFTQGSGADGCVSIAAVQGADGAVTPAVAAFDPFADDTSIPTPGITPTNADDVELRWVGAQYTTPPPETLTKTYTATWSASWYDYGKRSGTRLYQGATLLGDGTGYQYGKIGFDHSTIQTDLAGSTIDQVELRMSNEHSWYNSGLTARFGTHANTSEPGGSSSTSGTFNRSSHSWNKGQTKYVDLPTTIGEELRDATTTGITTGRPTAGNRNDYGYFRGYDASSSQRPRLRITYTTAGSQPVTIDGPSGLTRRTDQSSNDFTAGALATRQLDGAETTASLAFDANAEFVRAHGVTIAVASLQPTPDPDLSPTVSVSAARARSGGQSLLAEWTDDSPGQSARRVLDGLLVGRAYDLSAWVYVPTGSTPVRLGINGFGAGTVSTTHDAWEQLTYSFTAHGASHTAVVRPDLDVILESTFEDDSEISNSGGDSATHWVPGGGGPPVLAHSTQGSFQGAGSLFVTWGTATSGEFPQIQRDVPGFEVGAEYEFSAWVFVPEGAGGPGVSPFAEGGFGTASVTTDTWERISRTFTASSTTVNVKIIAVDDVNDGETVFVDQVSIMRVDESAASGEEASVDVVQLLGPGEDITDRVLGLRTTVDISYGRDHARSLSAISPGQTGWELDNRSQDYSPDNPNSPLVGQVGPGRPVLIRATWQDKLYDLFRGHLDDYELDPSRESRSVQLTALDTLARLRGAKLSTELYASVRTGEAIGIILDAIGWPADRRDLDPGASTLRWWWGESDDAFDVLSKVVEAEGPAAFAFVSSSGDFVFRDRHHRLQRDASLTSQATIRDTGTEPVFSRPVDYDIGWKDIVNTLQVDVPERAPAREEVVWEDEGIITLAAGEVRTIRVQADDPFVYAHTPVAGSRVTSADAEHIYPVDHDLVVLSGELAVSLSRTSGQSTEIRLEAGTAGATIRGLRLRATPVPVARTVQVLIEDTESIAAYGRRDYEGDLDLAGVHDVADMARLILGQRSDRLPIMTITIVGKGHTARMDQILQRDLSDRVRLVESESFTDHDHYIERIEHDIAEVGHDHRAAFGCERVREQFTNALTFDDDDRGFDEGVFGRAGVDDPDTLFVLDQSNLDEGLLGH from the coding sequence ATGAGTCGAGAGATCCCCCAGTACGGGTTCTTCGTGGACTGGGACAACGACGGCGGATTCGAGGCCGGTCTGGACGGATGGGACGGCTACCCGGATCCGCCGGTGCCGCCCGAGCCCACCCCGGCAAGCATCCGGTCGGTGTCCTCGGCCGAGTCGGACAGTGCGTCGTTCTCGGTGACCAAGCCCTCCGGCGCCAGCGAGGGAGACATCCTCGTGGCGTGCCAGACCTCAAACCTCGGTGACGCCTCCGACCTAGGCACCCCAACGGGCGGGGCCACGTGGCAGCAGCTCGGCAGCACGATCACCGGTGGCACCGACAGCCTCCACACGAAGGTGTGGTGGAAGGAGGCCGGTGGGGCCGAACCAGCGAGCTATGGATTCACTCAGGGGTCCGGTGCGGACGGGTGCGTGTCCATCGCGGCTGTGCAGGGCGCGGACGGTGCGGTCACGCCCGCCGTCGCCGCGTTCGACCCGTTCGCCGACGACACGTCGATCCCCACACCTGGGATCACGCCGACGAACGCCGACGACGTGGAGCTGCGGTGGGTGGGCGCCCAGTACACTACCCCGCCGCCGGAGACCCTGACCAAGACGTACACGGCGACCTGGTCGGCGTCCTGGTACGACTACGGCAAGCGCAGCGGCACCCGGCTGTACCAGGGCGCCACTCTGCTGGGCGATGGCACGGGCTACCAGTACGGCAAGATCGGTTTCGACCACTCGACGATCCAAACTGACCTCGCGGGCAGCACGATCGACCAGGTCGAGCTCCGCATGTCCAACGAGCACTCCTGGTACAACTCCGGGTTGACCGCGCGGTTCGGCACCCACGCCAACACCTCCGAGCCCGGCGGGTCATCGTCGACGTCCGGCACGTTCAACCGCTCCTCACACTCGTGGAACAAGGGCCAGACCAAGTACGTCGACCTGCCGACCACGATCGGTGAGGAGCTGCGGGACGCCACCACGACCGGCATCACCACCGGACGGCCCACCGCGGGCAACCGGAACGACTACGGGTACTTCCGCGGGTACGACGCCAGCAGCAGCCAGCGCCCGCGCCTGCGCATCACCTACACCACCGCCGGGAGCCAGCCCGTCACCATCGACGGGCCCTCGGGCCTGACCCGGCGCACCGACCAGTCCTCGAACGACTTCACCGCCGGGGCGCTGGCGACCCGCCAGCTCGACGGTGCCGAAACCACGGCGTCGCTGGCTTTCGACGCCAACGCCGAGTTCGTGCGCGCCCACGGCGTCACGATCGCGGTCGCGTCGCTCCAGCCGACCCCGGACCCGGATCTGTCCCCAACCGTGTCGGTGTCCGCTGCCCGCGCCCGCTCGGGCGGCCAGTCCCTGCTCGCGGAGTGGACCGACGACAGCCCCGGCCAGTCGGCGCGCCGTGTGCTCGATGGTCTGCTCGTCGGCCGCGCCTACGACTTGTCCGCGTGGGTGTACGTCCCGACCGGTTCCACGCCGGTGCGTCTCGGTATCAACGGCTTCGGCGCGGGAACCGTGTCCACCACCCACGATGCGTGGGAGCAGCTCACCTACTCCTTCACCGCACACGGGGCGTCGCACACCGCCGTGGTGCGCCCAGACCTGGACGTCATCCTGGAGTCGACCTTCGAGGACGACTCGGAGATCTCCAACAGCGGCGGTGACAGCGCCACGCACTGGGTGCCGGGCGGTGGCGGTCCGCCGGTCTTGGCCCACTCCACGCAGGGCAGCTTCCAAGGGGCCGGGTCGCTGTTCGTCACCTGGGGTACCGCGACCTCCGGCGAGTTCCCGCAGATCCAACGGGACGTGCCCGGCTTCGAGGTCGGAGCGGAGTACGAGTTCAGCGCGTGGGTGTTCGTCCCCGAGGGGGCAGGCGGGCCCGGCGTCAGCCCGTTCGCGGAGGGCGGTTTCGGGACAGCGAGTGTCACGACGGACACCTGGGAGCGGATCAGCCGGACCTTCACGGCCAGTTCCACGACGGTCAACGTCAAGATCATCGCGGTCGACGACGTCAACGATGGCGAGACGGTGTTCGTCGACCAGGTCTCGATCATGCGCGTCGACGAGTCCGCAGCTTCAGGTGAAGAGGCGTCCGTCGACGTCGTGCAGCTGCTCGGGCCCGGCGAGGACATCACCGACCGGGTCCTGGGGCTGCGGACCACAGTGGACATCTCCTACGGGCGGGACCACGCCCGGTCGCTGTCAGCGATCTCTCCGGGGCAGACAGGCTGGGAGCTGGACAACCGGTCCCAGGACTACTCCCCGGACAACCCGAACAGCCCGCTCGTCGGGCAAGTCGGCCCGGGGCGGCCGGTCCTCATCCGCGCCACCTGGCAGGACAAGCTCTACGACCTGTTCCGCGGCCACCTCGACGACTACGAGCTGGACCCTTCGCGGGAATCCCGGTCAGTGCAGCTGACGGCGCTGGACACCCTCGCGCGGCTCCGCGGCGCGAAGCTGTCCACCGAGCTGTACGCCTCCGTGCGCACCGGAGAGGCGATCGGCATCATCCTGGACGCCATCGGCTGGCCTGCCGACCGCCGCGACCTGGACCCCGGGGCATCGACACTCCGGTGGTGGTGGGGTGAGAGCGACGACGCGTTCGACGTGCTCTCCAAGGTTGTGGAGGCGGAGGGCCCGGCAGCGTTCGCGTTCGTGTCCTCCTCCGGTGACTTCGTGTTCCGTGACCGCCACCACCGTCTCCAGCGCGACGCCTCGCTGACCTCGCAGGCGACCATCCGCGACACCGGCACCGAACCCGTCTTCTCCCGCCCTGTGGACTACGACATCGGGTGGAAGGACATCGTCAACACCCTGCAGGTAGACGTACCCGAGAGGGCCCCCGCCCGCGAAGAGGTGGTGTGGGAGGACGAGGGCATCATCACCTTGGCCGCGGGCGAGGTCAGGACCATCCGGGTCCAGGCCGACGACCCGTTCGTGTACGCCCACACGCCGGTCGCCGGATCCCGGGTCACCTCCGCGGACGCCGAGCACATCTACCCCGTCGACCACGACCTGGTCGTGCTGTCCGGCGAGCTGGCCGTGTCGCTGTCGCGCACCTCGGGCCAGTCCACCGAGATCCGGCTGGAGGCGGGGACCGCCGGGGCGACCATCCGTGGGCTGAGACTTCGGGCCACCCCCGTGCCGGTCGCACGGACCGTCCAGGTCCTGATCGAGGACACCGAGTCCATCGCCGCCTACGGCCGCCGCGACTACGAGGGCGACCTCGACCTGGCGGGCGTGCACGACGTGGCGGACATGGCGCGCCTCATCCTCGGGCAGCGATCCGACCGGCTCCCGATCATGACCATCACCATCGTCGGCAAGGGCCACACCGCGCGCATGGACCAGATCCTGCAGCGCGACCTGTCCGACCGAGTCCGGCTGGTCGAGAGCGAGTCGTTCACCGACCACGACCACTACATCGAGCGCATCGAGCACGACATCGCCGAGGTCGGCCACGACCACCGCGCCGCGTTCGGGTGCGAGCGAGTGCGCGAGCAGTTCACGAATGCGCTGACGTTCGACGACGACGACCGCGGCTTCGACGAAGGCGTTTTCGGGCGGGCCGGGGTCGATGACCCCGACACCCTGTTCGTCCTCGACCAGTCCAACCTCGACGAAGGGCTCCTGGGACATTGA
- a CDS encoding N-acetylmuramoyl-L-alanine amidase: protein MDLAQLLDLLGPDADLMRLLAVVTTLPVLMGLVIESAPTVGIPSVIGSSGRPRSGRVIHYNGGALAWGSHANCRAQVRQMHSYHRSRGWAGIGYHLLICWHGIVLTGRGINRIGAHAPGANSTHIGIQFILGGNQKPSAKQLAAFVALMAWLAARGVRASITGHRDWISTSCPGDHLYGRVRSGNWGGGSSPAPAPTFSYWDVAGLQVPTGDPWLLRGMTGTPVLRLQKALLKWRPSLLPGYGADGRFGGETEAAVEALQRARGITIDRVYGPESAKELRRALTASDPAPDPTPAPKPFPLARGHWFGPPAADDRNHSGYYWSSDRPHIKDIQGKVGASQDGRYGSKTKAAVTAWQREVGFIGRDVDGLTGPKTWGKMFG from the coding sequence ATGGACCTCGCACAGCTCCTCGACCTGCTGGGACCGGATGCGGACCTGATGCGGCTGTTGGCCGTCGTCACGACCCTGCCGGTCCTGATGGGTCTGGTCATTGAGAGCGCGCCGACCGTGGGCATCCCCTCGGTGATCGGCTCCTCGGGCCGCCCCCGGTCGGGCCGGGTCATCCACTACAACGGGGGCGCCCTGGCGTGGGGGTCGCACGCCAACTGCCGCGCCCAGGTCCGGCAGATGCACTCCTACCACCGCTCACGCGGGTGGGCAGGCATCGGCTACCACCTGCTGATCTGCTGGCACGGCATCGTGCTCACCGGCCGGGGCATCAACCGGATCGGCGCCCACGCGCCCGGCGCCAACTCGACACACATCGGCATCCAGTTCATCCTCGGAGGCAACCAGAAGCCGTCGGCGAAGCAGCTCGCAGCGTTCGTCGCCCTCATGGCCTGGCTGGCCGCACGTGGCGTGCGCGCCTCGATCACCGGGCACCGCGACTGGATCTCGACGTCCTGCCCCGGCGACCACCTCTACGGGCGGGTCCGCTCCGGCAACTGGGGAGGGGGATCGTCCCCGGCCCCGGCGCCCACGTTCTCCTACTGGGACGTGGCCGGGCTCCAGGTTCCGACTGGTGACCCGTGGCTGCTGCGGGGGATGACCGGAACCCCGGTCCTGCGGCTCCAGAAGGCACTGCTCAAGTGGCGGCCATCCCTGCTGCCCGGGTACGGCGCGGACGGCCGTTTCGGCGGCGAGACGGAAGCGGCCGTCGAGGCGCTGCAGCGCGCCCGCGGTATCACCATCGATAGGGTCTACGGTCCCGAATCGGCGAAGGAGCTGCGGCGGGCCCTGACCGCATCCGATCCAGCCCCGGACCCGACTCCCGCACCGAAGCCGTTTCCGCTGGCTCGCGGGCACTGGTTCGGCCCGCCGGCCGCGGACGACCGGAACCACTCCGGGTACTACTGGTCATCCGACCGCCCGCACATCAAGGACATCCAGGGCAAGGTCGGCGCCTCGCAGGATGGCCGATACGGGTCGAAGACCAAGGCGGCCGTGACCGCCTGGCAGCGCGAGGTCGGGTTCATCGGCCGCGACGTTGACGGACTCACGGGCCCGAAGACCTGGGGCAAGATGTTCGGCTGA